From the Criblamydia sequanensis CRIB-18 genome, the window TTTCCCTATAAATATGTGACTGCTTTGACACGGGACTTTGAAATAGGCTTTTTAGCCCTTGCGACAGCTGTTCTCTTACTTTTTACCATCATGACCTGGTTTATTATTAACCATTTGACAAACCCGATCCAGCAGATCATTAATGCCGTCAGACCTTATCAAGAGGGTTCTCAGAAAACGATTCCTGAAATTCGTATAAAATCAACAAATACTCAAGACGATTTTGGAAGGCTTGCCAACACCTTGAATTCGCTTTCTCAAAAGATTCAAAGCCATATCAATAGTTTGACAAGTGAAAGAAACGAGAAAGAGGCAGTTCTTGAGTCTCTTATTGAAGGTGTAATTGCCGTTGATGACAAGCTGAATATTAATTATGTAAATAATATGGCGCTTAAATTTATCGGGGAGAAAAAACAGGACTTAATCGGAAAACCTTTTTTAGAAGTAGGTAAAGAGCATTGGCTTCAACTTTTAAAAGAGTGCCGAAATGAAAAGTCCTCAAAACTTTTGACAGAAGAGATGTTTCTTGAAGGAAGAAAGCTTTATTTAGATATCGTCGCCTCTCCAAAGAAAGAAAATGGGGGCGCTGTCCTTGTGATTCAAGATAAAACATCCCATTATAAGATGCTCGAGATGAGAAAAGATTTTATCGCAAACGCCTCGCACGAGCTTAAAACTCCGATCACCATTATCCGGGGTTTTGCTGAAGCGCTTCACGATAACCCTGAATTGCCAAGAGAAACGACAGAAGAGGTCACCCAAAAAATTCTTAAAAACTGCGAAAGGATGACTCATCTTATTAAAGACCTTTTAACGCTTGCGGATATTGAGCATTTACAAGAATCGCGTCTTGTGCCCTGCAACTTAGCTGACCTTGCCGAGTCTTGCGGATCAATGCTTTTAGAGGCACACCCAAGCGCTGAATTTACCCTTAACTATAATAAAGAAGATGATTATGAAGTGAAGGCGGATGGCCAGCTATTAGAACTTGCTATTATTAATTTGCTTGAAAACGCTGCCAAATACTCAAACCCTCCCGCAAAAATCACTTTGTCGCTAAACCGCTTTGATGACGTTATTGAGGTTAAGGTCAAGGATCAGGGAATCGGGATTCCAAAAGACGACCTTGAACATATTTTCCAACGTTTTTATACAGTGGATAAAGCGCACTCAAGAAAAATGGGCGGGGCAGGTCTTGGGCTTTCCCTTGTTGAAACCATTATTCAAAAGCATCAAGGTAAGATTGCGGTAGAATCAGAAGTCGGCAAAGGGACCGAGTTTACGATCACCTTGCCTGTCCATCGATAAAAAAGTACTTTTCTCTTACAAAAGCATTAGGGGAAACAGTATCGTGAATAAAAAAATCGCGGCAATCAATCCAAGAATCAAAAAAGGACCCCCGCTTGAAGAATGAATGTATGTTGTTCTCCCTGAAAGAGGGTAGGTAGAGTCATAATAACTAACAGGCGGCGGGCTGTAAGGACGGCTTGATACGAAAACTGGGCTTACGTGAACAGGTCTTGCAGGACGTTCGTCCGGAACATAAACAGGCGTCCCTCTACCTGATCTTGACCCGGGGATAACATGACCATTACCAAACATAAATAAACCTCTTTTTATTACTAATTATTACTATTTTCGAAAATCTTCGAGCTATCTCTAAACTTTAATTAGTATTCTTATTTTTTTCTATAGATTTATCTTTATCGCTTGCGCTAACTTGAAAACTAAAGTATACGAAAGGTGAAATAAATTTTAGATTCATTTGTAAGTTTAATAGCCTATTTTTACGGACTTTGTAAATGCAGACTGATGAAACCGATCTTTCTTCCCATTTTGAAAATGCCAGAAAGGAAATGGCTAAAGTCATTGTCGGCCAAAAGCATGTGATTGACAATTTATTTATAGCACTTGTCTCTTCCGGGCATGTTTTACTAGAAGGGCTTCCCGGCCTTGCAAAAACATTGATTGCCACAACGCTTGCCAAAGTGGTTTCCTTGGAATACAAAAGAATTCAATTTACCCCGGATCTTTTGCCTGCTGATTTAATCGGCCAAACTATTTTTAACCCGAAAGAAGGCACCTTCAGCATAAGGAAAGGGCCGATATTCACAAATGTACTGCTTGCCGATGAAATTAATCGTGCCCCGGCCAAAGTTCAGTCGGCCCTCCTTGAAATTATGCAAGAGCGGCAAGTAACAATTAGCAATGAAACCTTTAAAGCGGGCTCTCCCTACATTGTCCTTGCTACGCAAAATCCAATTGAACAAGAGGGAACCTACCCGCTTCCTGAAGCTCAACTAGACCGATTTCTTTTGAAAGTTAAAATTGATTACCCTTCTATAAAAGAAGAAAAAAGTATTTTAGAAAAAAACAAGCTGAAAGAGATCCCGAAAGTTGAAAGTATCTTATCTAAAGAGACGATTTTAAAGGCTCAAGACGTTGTAGACAATCTTTATATCGATGAAAAAATCTTAGACTATATTTTAAGCATTGTTTTTGCGACAAGAGAGCCTAAAAAATACAACCTTAACTTGGAGCACCTTATTCTATATGGCGCATCTCCAAGAGCTAGCATCGCTTTAAAAAATAGCGCTAAAGCAAATGCTTTTTTGGCAAATAGAAATTATGTAACACCCCTTGATGTTAAGCAAGTGGCGTACCCTGTTCTTAGACATCGTTTGAGAAGAACTTATGAAGCTGAAGCCGAAGGGGTCACACCCGATCATATTATCGATGAAATATTAAAAAAATTGCCTGTGCCTTAAAGCTATGGAAGGGGAGCTAAAAAATCTTTTCGATAAAATTCAACGCCTTAAAATTGTCGCGTCCAAATTGGCCGATGGTTTTGCTGCAGGCGCTTATAAGTCCGCATTTAAAGGCAAGGGTGTCGAGTTTGAGGAAGCTCGGGAATTCCAGGAAGGGGATGATTATAGGTCGATTGACTGGAATGTCACAGCAAGGCTCGGCACACCATACGTCAAACTTTATAAAGAAGAAAGGGATCTTCCTGTTTTTCTCTTGGCCGATATCTCTTCCTCCATGTTTACCGGAAGCCAAGCGCTAAAAAAAGACACGCTGCTTGACGCAGCAGCCCTGATTAGTTTTGCCGCTTTAAAAAATAACGATAGAGTCGGTTTGATTGCTTTTGCAGATGAAATTGAATATTTTTTGCCCCCCGGAAAGGGAACCAGGCATACTTTAAGACTCTTACGGGACCTTTATTTAATGGAACCTAAAACAAAAAAAACAGATGTTAAAAAAGCTCTTTCCTTTTTAAGCAAAGTTTATAAAAAGAGGGCGATCTGTTTTCTTCTCTCAGATTTTCATTTTCCGGTGCCAATGAAAGAGCTTGCCCCT encodes:
- a CDS encoding ATP-binding protein yields the protein MSQLSFRQKIFLSYVALFLLFLALLFPFATKTVDEIVAKTLTDRADELILKLRSAPNNDALIRRMKDSKWMIFFRVSIITNERKVLYDSHTKRLLGPRFSQEQVIDHPEINQAFHEGFGYYEDYSELFQQEFAYLAKAFDFHGKTYVLRVAFPYKYVTALTRDFEIGFLALATAVLLLFTIMTWFIINHLTNPIQQIINAVRPYQEGSQKTIPEIRIKSTNTQDDFGRLANTLNSLSQKIQSHINSLTSERNEKEAVLESLIEGVIAVDDKLNINYVNNMALKFIGEKKQDLIGKPFLEVGKEHWLQLLKECRNEKSSKLLTEEMFLEGRKLYLDIVASPKKENGGAVLVIQDKTSHYKMLEMRKDFIANASHELKTPITIIRGFAEALHDNPELPRETTEEVTQKILKNCERMTHLIKDLLTLADIEHLQESRLVPCNLADLAESCGSMLLEAHPSAEFTLNYNKEDDYEVKADGQLLELAIINLLENAAKYSNPPAKITLSLNRFDDVIEVKVKDQGIGIPKDDLEHIFQRFYTVDKAHSRKMGGAGLGLSLVETIIQKHQGKIAVESEVGKGTEFTITLPVHR
- a CDS encoding DUF58 domain-containing protein — encoded protein: MEGELKNLFDKIQRLKIVASKLADGFAAGAYKSAFKGKGVEFEEAREFQEGDDYRSIDWNVTARLGTPYVKLYKEERDLPVFLLADISSSMFTGSQALKKDTLLDAAALISFAALKNNDRVGLIAFADEIEYFLPPGKGTRHTLRLLRDLYLMEPKTKKTDVKKALSFLSKVYKKRAICFLLSDFHFPVPMKELAPIAIMHDFTAVILSDPLEKTILDAGLITFKDPESQKDVLIDTSNRNRIKAYEEQVEKDLKEWKRALGKSSASWVEIDTRTPVEKPMRQFFEKRKIRH
- a CDS encoding AAA family ATPase, whose translation is MQTDETDLSSHFENARKEMAKVIVGQKHVIDNLFIALVSSGHVLLEGLPGLAKTLIATTLAKVVSLEYKRIQFTPDLLPADLIGQTIFNPKEGTFSIRKGPIFTNVLLADEINRAPAKVQSALLEIMQERQVTISNETFKAGSPYIVLATQNPIEQEGTYPLPEAQLDRFLLKVKIDYPSIKEEKSILEKNKLKEIPKVESILSKETILKAQDVVDNLYIDEKILDYILSIVFATREPKKYNLNLEHLILYGASPRASIALKNSAKANAFLANRNYVTPLDVKQVAYPVLRHRLRRTYEAEAEGVTPDHIIDEILKKLPVP